In Glycine soja cultivar W05 unplaced genomic scaffold, ASM419377v2 tig00105716_1_pilon, whole genome shotgun sequence, the following are encoded in one genomic region:
- the LOC114404674 gene encoding F-box/kelch-repeat protein At3g23880-like, whose protein sequence is MPGYHLVGSCNGLHCGVSEIPEGYRVCFWNKATRVISIESPTLSFSPGIGRRTMFGFGYDPSSDKYKVVAIALTMLSLDVSQKTEMKVYSAGDSSWRNLKGFPVLWTLPKVGGVYLSGTLNWVVIKGKETIHSEIVIIYVDLEKEACRSLFLPDDFCFVDTNQF, encoded by the coding sequence ATGCCAGGTTACCATCTGGTCGGTTCATGTAATGGGTTGCACTGTGGGGTTAGCGAAATACCAGAAGGATACCGTGTTTGTTTCTGGAACAAGGCGACAAGGGTGATATCCATAGAATCGCCAACGCTGTCTTTTTCCCCGGGCATTGGTCGTAGAACAATGTTTGGGTTTGGCTATGATCCGTCAAGTGACAAATACAAGGTTGTAGCAATTGCATTGactatgctttcacttgatgtatCTCAAAAGACTGAGATGAAAGTTTATAGCGCGGGTGACAGTAGTTGGAGAAACCTTAAAGGTTTTCCTGTTCTTTGGACTTTACCTAAAGTTGGTGGAGTGTATCTGAGTGGAACCCTTAATTGGGTTGTTATTAAGGGAAAAGAAACCATTCATTCTGAAATCGTAATTATTTATGTTGACCTGGAGAAGGAGGCTTGCAGATCATTGTTTCTTCCCGACGATTTTTGCTTTGTTGATACCAATCAATTCTGA
- the LOC114404672 gene encoding F-box/kelch-repeat protein At3g23880-like, giving the protein MRSEKKPWSPLLCEELIEEILSRLPVKPLIQFKCVCKGWNSLMSDPYFIKLHLSKSAAKDDLEHLQLMKNVCLGSIPEIHMESCDVSSLFHSLQIETFLFNFANMPGYHLVGSCNGLHCGVSEILEEYRVCFWNKATRVISRESPTLSFSPGIGRRTMFGFGYDPSSDKYKVTVVGESLKVFLFFGLYLKLVECI; this is encoded by the exons ATGCGATCAGAGAAGAAACCATGGTCGCCACTCCTCTGTGAGGAACTCATCGAGGAAATCTTGTCTCGTCTTCCCGTGAAACCTTTGATCCAATTCAAGTGTGTGTGCAAGGGATGGAACTCCCTGATGTCAGATCCCTATTTCATCAAATTGCACCTAAGCAAATCTGCTGCGAAGGACGATTTGGAACACCTTCAACTGATGAAAAATGTCTGCCTCGGATCCATCCCTGAAATCCACATGGAATCGTGTGATGTAAGTTCGTTATTCCATTCCCTACAAATTGAAACgttcttgttcaatttcgcAAACATGCCAGGTTACCATCTGGTCGGTTCATGTAATGGGTTGCACTGTGGGGTTAGCGAAATACTAGAAGAATACCGTGTTTGTTTCTGGAACAAGGCGACAAGGGTGATATCCAGAGAATCGCCAACGCTGTCTTTTTCCCCGGGCATTGGTCGTAGAACAATGTTTGGGTTTGGCTATGATCCGTCAAGTGACAAATACAAG GTGACAGTAGTTGGAGAATCCTTAAAGGTTTTCCTGTTCTTTGGACTTTACCTAAAGTTGGTGGAGTGTATCTGA
- the LOC114404673 gene encoding F-box/kelch-repeat protein At3g23880-like, protein MRPEKKPWSPLLCDELIEEILSRLPVKPLIQFKCVCKGWNSLMSDPYFIKLHLSKFAAKDDLEHLQLMKNVCLGSIPEIHMESCDVSSLFHSLQIETFLFNFENMPGYHLVGSCNGLHCGVSEIPEGYRVCFWNKATRVISRESSTLSFSLGIGRRTMFGFGYDPSSDKYKVVAIALTMLSLDVFEKTEMKVYGAGDSSWRNLKGFPVLWTFPKVGGVYLSGTLNWVVIKGKETIHSEIVIIYVDLEKETCRSLFLPDDFCFFDTNIGVFRDSLCVWQDSNTHLGLWQMRKFGDDKSWIQLINFSYLHLNIRPYEEKSMILPLCMSNYGDFFMLKFTRNADDEYQTILYNQRDGKSQVSVVPSGSFRTLLWCNLKIFTKSLVIPY, encoded by the coding sequence ATGCGACCAGAGAAGAAACCATGGTCGCCACTCCTCTGTGACGAACTCATCGAGGAAATCTTGTCTCGTCTTCCCGTGAAACCTTTGATCCAATTCAAGTGTGTGTGCAAGGGATGGAACTCCCTGATGTCAGATCCCTATTTCATCAAATTGCACCTTAGCAAATTTGCTGCGAAGGACGATTTGGAACACCTTCAACTGATGAAAAATGTCTGCCTCGGATCCATCCCTGAAATCCACATGGAATCGTGTGATGTAAGTTCGTTATTCCATTCCCTACAAATTGAAACgttcttgttcaatttcgaaaaCATGCCAGGTTACCATCTGGTCGGTTCATGTAATGGGTTGCACTGTGGGGTTAGCGAAATACCAGAAGGATACCGTGTTTGTTTCTGGAACAAGGCGACAAGGGTGATATCCAGAGAATCGTCAACGCTGTCATTTTCCCTGGGCATTGGTCGTAGAACAATGTTTGGGTTTGGCTATGATCCGTCAAGTGACAAATACAAGGTTGTAGCAATTGCATTGACTATGCTCTCACTTGACGTATTTGAAAAGACTGAGATGAAAGTTTATGGCGCGGGTGACAGTAGTTGGAGAAACCTTAAAGGTTTTCCTGTTCTTTGGACTTTTCCTAAAGTTGGTGGAGTGTATCTGAGTGGAACCCTTAATTGGGTTGTTATTAAGGGAAAAGAAACCATTCATTCTGAAATCGTAATTATTTATGTTGACCTGGAGAAGGAGACTTGCAGATCACTGTTTCTTCCCGACGATTTTTGCTTTTTTGATACAAATATTGGAGTTTTTAGAGACTCGCTGTGCGTTTGGCAAGATAGCAACACCCATCTTGGCTTGTGGCAGATGAGGAAGTTTGGAGATGACAAGTCTTGGattcaattaataaattttagttatttacatcTTAATATTCGTCCTTATGAAGAAAAATCCATGATTTTACCATTGTGCATGTCTAACTACGGAGACTTCTTCATGCTGAAATTCACTAGAAATGCTGATGATGAATACCAAACAATTCTGTATAACCAGAGGGATGGTAAGTCTCAAGTTTCTGTCGTTCCCTCAGGTAGTTTCAGAACATTGTTGTGGTGCAACCTCAAGATTTTTACCAAAAGTTTGGTCATACCTTATTGA